A region of Lycium barbarum isolate Lr01 chromosome 1, ASM1917538v2, whole genome shotgun sequence DNA encodes the following proteins:
- the LOC132609819 gene encoding uncharacterized protein LOC132609819, whose translation MADTSKLHPATTVTNIKSCIPIVLDYEGSQYNNWATLFKLHCRANLVIDHILPPASPTVPPPATATEKLAAKALWEQLDDIVRQWIYGTISNDLLNTIIHQEDTAAEAWDRLVHLFQDNKSARALALDAKFTNTKLVDFLNVKAYCTRLKVLAENLANVGHKVSDE comes from the coding sequence ATGGCTGACACCTCCAAGTTGCATCCTGCGACTACCGTCACCAATATCAAATCATGCATCCCTATTGTGCTTGACTACGAAGGAAGCCAATACAATAACTGGGCTACCCTCTTCAAGCTCCATTGTCGTGCAAACTTGGTCATTGACCACATCCTACCTCCTGCCTCCCCCACCGTGCCACCACCGGCAACTGCAACCGAAAAACTTGCTGCTAAGGCCCTATGGGAACAGCTGGATGACATTGTTCGGCAATGGATATATGGTACGATATCGAATGATCTTCTCAACACGATCATTCATCAAGAGGACACCGCAGCCGAAGCTTGGGACCGTCTTGTTCATCTCTTTCAGGACAACAAATCGGCTAGGGCTCTTGCTCTTGATGCCAAATTCACCAACACAAAATTGGTGGATTTTCTGAATGTGAAAGCATACTGTACCAGGCTGAAAGTTCTTGCAGAAAATCTCGCCAACGTCGGTCACAAAGTTTCCGACGAATGA